The proteins below are encoded in one region of Methanobacterium sp.:
- a CDS encoding metallophosphoesterase gives MRERIIQISDVHFGEKNFSHELKNNLLGQLVNENPDLVIVSGDLTTNGYPHEYEEAAAFIDELRSITKTYVIPGNHDARNVGLLHYESMIGNRKFVHIDKDGEYAVIGLDSSEPDINDGQIGIDQMEWLKTQLEKIPEHMGKIVTFHHHLMPIPQTGRERNILLDSGDLMRLLTDNGVDLVLNGHKHVPNVWMVEKMVTLNSGTVTTRKLRGQTRPCYNQLSFEDEDFYVNLVDTETGKKKQLAYYSVKVENEEYVVCSTRHNSMGTF, from the coding sequence ATGCGAGAAAGAATAATTCAAATTTCAGATGTTCACTTTGGAGAGAAGAACTTCTCCCATGAACTTAAAAATAACCTTCTAGGGCAGCTTGTGAATGAAAATCCAGATCTGGTAATTGTTTCTGGTGATCTTACCACCAATGGATATCCGCATGAGTATGAGGAAGCTGCGGCTTTTATTGATGAGCTCCGATCCATAACCAAAACCTACGTTATTCCAGGTAATCATGATGCCCGTAACGTGGGCCTCCTCCACTATGAGAGCATGATCGGAAACCGGAAGTTCGTGCACATTGACAAAGACGGTGAATACGCTGTGATTGGCTTGGATTCATCTGAACCAGATATCAACGATGGTCAGATAGGAATTGACCAGATGGAATGGTTGAAAACCCAGCTGGAAAAAATCCCGGAACATATGGGAAAAATAGTCACTTTCCACCATCATCTGATGCCTATACCTCAGACTGGGAGGGAAAGGAATATATTACTTGACTCCGGTGATTTAATGAGGTTATTAACTGATAATGGTGTTGATCTAGTTTTAAATGGCCATAAACATGTTCCAAATGTTTGGATGGTTGAAAAGATGGTTACACTCAACTCCGGGACTGTCACCACCCGTAAACTGAGGGGACAAACCAGGCCCTGCTACAATCAACTCTCCTTTGAAGATGAGGATTTTTACGTAAACCTGGTGGACACTGAAACCGGTAAGAAGAAACAACTGGCCTACTACTCAGTCAAAGTTGAAAATGAAGAATACGTGGTCTGTTCCACCCGCCACAACTCCATGGGAACATTTTAA
- a CDS encoding 4Fe-4S binding protein, translating to MKISEEQCGYCGACIAVCPQNVLELSGMKIITHSGCENCMLCRVVCPVGAINNGKNEV from the coding sequence ATGAAAATTTCAGAGGAACAATGTGGATATTGCGGAGCATGCATAGCAGTTTGTCCCCAGAATGTTCTGGAACTATCGGGGATGAAGATCATCACCCATTCTGGGTGTGAAAATTGCATGTTATGTAGGGTGGTTTGTCCAGTGGGGGCCATTAACAATGGAAAAAATGAGGTATGA
- a CDS encoding NAD(P)/FAD-dependent oxidoreductase, which translates to MEKMRYDVVVVGGRVGGSTASLFASKNGLDVLMVEKNQEIGTPVQCAEATSSSTFKTLEMKPSPKYVCTEIKGADVYSPDGNHGHLEGGYAEGFILERKVFDKQLAIESAKAGTDIMVKTTVKNLIHKNGKIYGVVAEHMGHAIEIEAELVIAADGIESQVAKMAGLNTHQTPKSLCSCAQYEMVGVECDPNYLQFYFGEKIAPGGYVWIFPKGDNIANVGVGVRSDTGTAYSFLKKFTANLNATPVELNMGGVPVYGPVDKTYADGLMVVGDAAGQVEPFTGGGIHVTAHCARIAGEVAAEAIEKGNTSGNFLKKYEKLWKKEVGQDLKQSLKYRKIMDRLSDEEMNILAKFLKEQDLESISKMSVLGFVRDYPQFLKLLKEIL; encoded by the coding sequence ATGGAAAAAATGAGGTATGATGTGGTTGTAGTAGGGGGGCGTGTTGGAGGATCTACTGCCTCGTTATTTGCATCTAAAAATGGTTTAGATGTGTTAATGGTTGAAAAAAATCAGGAAATAGGGACTCCAGTGCAGTGTGCCGAGGCCACCAGCTCCAGCACCTTCAAAACCTTGGAAATGAAACCATCCCCCAAGTACGTCTGTACGGAAATTAAAGGAGCCGATGTATACTCCCCCGACGGTAACCATGGACACCTGGAAGGAGGATATGCAGAAGGGTTTATTTTAGAGAGAAAAGTATTTGATAAACAGCTTGCCATAGAATCAGCCAAAGCAGGGACTGATATTATGGTAAAAACCACGGTAAAAAATCTCATACACAAAAATGGGAAGATTTACGGAGTGGTTGCAGAGCATATGGGCCATGCCATTGAAATTGAAGCAGAACTGGTTATTGCTGCCGATGGAATAGAATCTCAGGTAGCCAAGATGGCTGGACTTAATACCCATCAGACCCCCAAGAGTCTTTGTTCTTGTGCACAGTACGAGATGGTGGGTGTGGAATGTGATCCCAATTATCTTCAATTTTACTTCGGCGAGAAGATAGCTCCTGGTGGATACGTGTGGATCTTCCCCAAGGGGGATAACATCGCCAATGTGGGTGTGGGGGTAAGGAGTGATACTGGAACTGCCTACAGTTTCCTTAAAAAATTCACAGCTAACCTGAATGCAACACCAGTTGAACTTAACATGGGTGGAGTTCCAGTTTACGGACCTGTGGACAAAACCTATGCTGATGGTTTGATGGTGGTGGGTGATGCTGCTGGACAGGTGGAACCATTCACCGGCGGCGGGATCCATGTTACTGCACACTGCGCCCGTATTGCAGGTGAAGTGGCAGCAGAGGCCATTGAAAAGGGAAACACTTCTGGAAATTTTTTGAAAAAATACGAAAAACTCTGGAAAAAAGAAGTTGGTCAAGATCTGAAACAATCTCTTAAGTATCGTAAAATAATGGATCGGTTGAGTGATGAAGAGATGAATATCCTGGCTAAATTCCTTAAAGAACAGGACCTGGAATCAATCTCTAAAATGTCCGTGCTGGGTTTTGTGCGTGACTACCCCCAATTTTTAAAACTTTTAAAGGAGATACTATAG
- a CDS encoding HEAT repeat domain-containing protein, with the protein MDSDVNVDHLEEERNVDGLIIALKDQNYLTRKEAARALKRVGDERAVDALIEALRYKSWHSEYIILSAVRENSAEALGKIGDTKAIPALIHSMEDDPDEEVRLKAAWALGEMGDEEAVDALIAALEDNNWSVRRTAANALGMIGDHRAVPYLIKTLEDKDWHVRKYAAVSLGKMRDKKAIPVLLEAMDDEDADVRWKAMLALGKLGESAVPPLIKTLKDKNWRMRAKSAEVLGKIGGEDALHALINLLLGRTRDKNRHVRGKTAEALGRIGDEQGLEALKSVQKDEYKYVRDKADISIQKILKPHKEVRILNYDNGEVSLDYSEHWEMVSTSDAKKVLRGLYANNSITLSLNRNTDVAEISSQEFAEMLKDVFRIQGSEVVDERDFEKYGMEVYEIYGENHDVTPTSILIVSFKKNNLLYYLWFVGDPVAFQEASTDIEIMVDSFYIYG; encoded by the coding sequence ATGGATTCTGATGTAAATGTTGACCATCTAGAAGAAGAAAGAAATGTGGATGGTTTGATAATAGCCCTTAAAGATCAGAACTATCTCACCCGGAAAGAAGCAGCCCGTGCTTTGAAAAGAGTGGGGGATGAAAGGGCAGTGGACGCCCTTATTGAAGCATTGCGTTACAAAAGCTGGCATTCTGAGTATATTATCCTAAGTGCGGTTAGAGAGAATTCAGCTGAAGCCCTGGGAAAAATAGGGGACACTAAGGCTATTCCAGCCTTGATTCATTCTATGGAAGATGATCCTGATGAGGAGGTTAGGTTAAAAGCAGCATGGGCTCTGGGAGAGATGGGTGATGAAGAAGCGGTGGATGCATTAATCGCTGCCCTGGAAGATAATAATTGGAGTGTGCGAAGAACCGCTGCCAATGCCCTGGGAATGATTGGTGATCATCGTGCTGTGCCTTATCTTATCAAAACCCTGGAAGATAAGGACTGGCATGTGCGTAAATATGCAGCAGTGTCTTTAGGAAAAATGAGGGATAAAAAGGCCATTCCCGTTCTCCTGGAAGCAATGGATGATGAGGATGCAGATGTGCGGTGGAAGGCCATGCTGGCACTGGGAAAACTTGGTGAAAGTGCAGTGCCTCCCCTGATAAAAACTCTTAAAGACAAAAACTGGAGAATGAGAGCCAAATCAGCCGAAGTTTTGGGTAAAATAGGTGGTGAAGATGCCCTTCATGCACTGATTAATCTTCTTTTAGGTAGAACCCGGGATAAAAACCGCCATGTTAGGGGTAAAACTGCCGAAGCCCTGGGTAGAATTGGAGATGAACAGGGACTTGAAGCCCTAAAAAGCGTTCAAAAAGATGAATATAAATACGTGAGAGACAAAGCAGACATATCCATCCAAAAAATCCTCAAACCACATAAAGAAGTTCGTATTTTGAATTATGATAATGGAGAGGTGTCTTTAGATTATTCTGAACATTGGGAGATGGTCAGCACCTCTGATGCAAAGAAGGTGCTCAGGGGTTTGTATGCCAATAACTCCATAACTTTATCCCTTAACCGGAACACCGATGTAGCTGAAATATCATCACAGGAGTTTGCAGAAATGCTTAAAGATGTGTTCCGGATTCAGGGTAGTGAAGTAGTAGATGAAAGGGATTTTGAAAAGTATGGGATGGAAGTCTACGAGATTTATGGGGAAAACCATGATGTGACACCCACTAGCATCCTAATTGTATCTTTTAAAAAGAATAATTTACTGTACTATTTATGGTTTGTGGGAGATCCAGTTGCTTTCCAGGAAGCCAGTACCGACATAGAAATTATGGTGGATAGTTTCTATATTTACGGATAA
- a CDS encoding MGMT family protein yields the protein MKNEDLTNSNPEKILVSIYPADDLFFAVGVSPKTGKIVRIFLPLPSKEKLYEQISNEFTHFELTEKYQPLVKKIIKIYKGQKIEFELDMLDLSTKKSNDNWGPVPNNFYLNTLKLVFKIPRGEVKTYKEVAESMESRAWRAVGSAMAKNPFPLVIPCHRVVRSDLNLGNYGGGVEMKRELLEKEGVKIEGLRVKRSSSS from the coding sequence ATGAAAAATGAAGATCTAACTAATTCTAACCCGGAAAAGATTCTGGTGTCAATTTATCCTGCAGATGATCTATTTTTTGCAGTGGGAGTTTCTCCCAAAACTGGAAAGATTGTAAGAATCTTTTTACCACTCCCCAGTAAGGAAAAACTTTATGAACAGATTTCCAATGAATTTACGCACTTTGAATTAACAGAAAAATATCAACCACTGGTAAAAAAGATAATCAAAATTTATAAAGGCCAGAAAATCGAATTTGAATTGGATATGCTGGATTTATCAACTAAAAAATCAAATGACAATTGGGGGCCAGTTCCCAACAACTTTTATCTTAACACGCTGAAGTTGGTTTTTAAAATTCCCCGGGGAGAAGTTAAAACATATAAAGAAGTTGCAGAGTCCATGGAAAGTCGGGCATGGAGGGCTGTGGGAAGTGCAATGGCTAAAAATCCGTTTCCACTGGTTATACCCTGCCACAGAGTGGTTAGATCTGATCTGAATCTAGGTAACTATGGTGGGGGCGTGGAAATGAAAAGAGAATTGTTAGAAAAAGAAGGGGTAAAGATAGAAGGTCTTCGTGTGAAAAGATCCTCATCTTCCTAA
- a CDS encoding 4Fe-4S dicluster domain-containing protein, whose amino-acid sequence MKTLMVIDPRRCSECQDCINACKKTHGVARTKKTSTVPVFCLQCHPDKAPCARICPTGAIREEDGTLMVDEESCIMCRLCMIACPVGMLVIDDEKKTVQKCTLCLDAEDQILPACVEACKDNVLKIFSVEDLEELKKDLSYTEVLNEAMKAYQDKL is encoded by the coding sequence ATGAAGACCCTGATGGTAATCGATCCTCGACGCTGCAGTGAATGCCAGGACTGCATCAATGCATGTAAGAAAACTCATGGCGTGGCCAGAACCAAAAAAACCAGTACCGTACCAGTATTCTGTCTGCAATGTCACCCTGATAAAGCTCCATGTGCCAGAATATGTCCCACCGGTGCCATCCGGGAAGAGGATGGAACTTTAATGGTGGACGAGGAATCCTGTATCATGTGCCGTTTGTGCATGATAGCCTGTCCAGTAGGTATGCTGGTTATAGATGATGAGAAAAAGACAGTGCAGAAGTGTACTCTTTGTCTGGATGCAGAAGATCAGATATTACCTGCCTGTGTAGAGGCTTGTAAAGATAACGTTCTGAAGATATTCTCGGTGGAAGATCTGGAAGAACTCAAAAAAGACCTTTCATACACAGAAGTGCTTAACGAAGCCATGAAAGCCTACCAGGATAAACTTTAG
- the acsC gene encoding acetyl-CoA decarbonylase/synthase complex subunit gamma: MQVTAMDIYRLLPQTNCEDCDEAACGEASCMAFATKLSEKEAQLELCTEISSEGFAKLEALLAPAVREITIGTGDKTTTIGGDEVLYRYELTYYNPTSLVIDVSDNLSDSEFAERIKVIEETEFERIGEMLTLDAIALRNASGDAAKFAEAALKLKTAKLPLVLCSFDPVAMKAALEKVGDERPLIYAVNEANLEEMAALALEYNCPITIFSPNDLEKMKQMSRALRETGIEDIVLDPGTFVEEGIGDSLDNFVMIRRLAVEERDEDFRFPILGIPALTWLYEKDEIQGGIREATIAATLMNKYADMLIFHGTNIWELIPVLTLRQGIYTDPRKPQAVDAGLYEFGDLDKDSPVLMTTNFALTFYTVEGDIKGKTNAYLLVLDTEGRAVDVSLAGGQLNAEAVADLIKETGIEDKVDTRTLIIPGLSAPVSGEIEDESGWEVLVGPRDSSGVPDFLDKLKEKA; this comes from the coding sequence ATGCAAGTCACTGCAATGGATATATACCGACTGCTTCCCCAGACTAACTGTGAAGACTGTGATGAAGCCGCCTGTGGAGAGGCCTCCTGCATGGCCTTCGCCACCAAACTCTCAGAAAAAGAAGCCCAACTGGAACTATGTACTGAAATATCCTCTGAAGGATTCGCCAAACTGGAAGCCTTACTGGCACCAGCAGTCCGAGAGATAACCATAGGAACCGGTGATAAAACCACCACTATAGGTGGAGATGAAGTTTTATACCGTTACGAGCTAACCTACTACAACCCCACATCCCTGGTTATTGATGTGTCCGATAACCTGAGTGATTCAGAATTCGCTGAGAGGATTAAAGTAATAGAAGAAACCGAGTTCGAAAGGATCGGTGAAATGCTCACCCTTGACGCCATAGCTCTTAGAAACGCATCAGGAGATGCTGCAAAATTCGCAGAAGCTGCTTTAAAACTAAAAACAGCTAAATTGCCCCTGGTATTATGCTCATTTGACCCTGTGGCTATGAAAGCAGCCCTGGAGAAAGTAGGGGATGAAAGACCACTGATCTATGCGGTTAATGAAGCCAACCTTGAAGAAATGGCAGCACTGGCACTGGAATACAACTGCCCTATAACCATATTCTCCCCCAACGACCTGGAGAAAATGAAACAGATGAGCAGAGCGCTCCGGGAAACTGGAATAGAGGACATAGTACTGGATCCTGGAACCTTTGTGGAGGAAGGAATTGGAGACAGTCTGGATAACTTTGTTATGATCCGCCGACTGGCAGTGGAAGAACGAGATGAAGACTTCCGCTTCCCAATACTTGGAATACCTGCCCTCACATGGTTATATGAGAAGGATGAAATACAGGGGGGTATTCGTGAGGCAACCATCGCCGCCACTCTCATGAATAAATATGCAGACATGCTTATATTCCACGGAACCAACATATGGGAATTAATACCAGTCCTCACCCTGAGACAGGGTATATACACAGACCCAAGGAAACCTCAGGCTGTGGATGCTGGGCTTTACGAATTTGGTGATCTGGACAAAGACTCACCAGTGCTCATGACCACCAATTTTGCCCTCACCTTCTACACAGTTGAAGGAGATATTAAAGGCAAAACCAACGCTTACCTCCTGGTACTGGATACTGAGGGCCGTGCTGTGGACGTTTCCCTGGCAGGTGGTCAGCTTAACGCAGAAGCCGTAGCTGATCTTATAAAGGAAACAGGGATTGAAGATAAAGTTGACACACGCACACTCATTATACCAGGGTTATCAGCCCCGGTGAGTGGGGAAATTGAGGATGAAAGTGGATGGGAAGTATTGGTTGGTCCACGAGACTCATCAGGCGTACCAGATTTCTTGGATAAACTTAAAGAGAAAGCCTAG
- the cdhD gene encoding CO dehydrogenase/acetyl-CoA synthase subunit delta gives MDKMSQLLKLLEKTDYIEINEFRMDFEELELQIMPAMQRVVQQAATKQAAIQETIKTMEAIDFVPPIKDYPGEVAQVQLGAGTRKPVYLGGQQALYRFEEAQPNPPVVTFDVFDIPMPGLPRPIREHFSDVMDHPGDWAKKAVKDFGANVVTIHLIGTGPKVMDKTPRQAAEDIEEVLQAVDVPLVIGGSGDPQKDPVVLEAAAIAAEDERCLLASANLDLDYKRVAKAAVDYNHAVLSWAITDINMQKTLNKYLMKEGLTQKDIVMDPTTCALGYGIEFSIDVITRTRLAALKGDKDLQMPMSSGTTNAWGSREAWMKNDAWGPTDYRGPIWEIFTGLTMMLCGVDIFMMLHPQSVQILSEIGSTFTKDYLTADVPDISNWITELE, from the coding sequence ATGGATAAAATGTCGCAACTTCTTAAACTACTGGAAAAAACTGACTATATAGAAATAAACGAATTTAGAATGGATTTTGAGGAACTGGAATTGCAGATCATGCCAGCAATGCAGAGAGTAGTGCAGCAGGCAGCAACAAAACAGGCTGCAATTCAGGAAACCATTAAGACAATGGAAGCCATCGATTTTGTTCCTCCAATAAAGGATTATCCTGGCGAAGTCGCCCAGGTACAGTTGGGAGCTGGAACCAGAAAACCGGTCTATCTTGGTGGTCAACAGGCACTTTACCGCTTTGAAGAAGCTCAACCAAACCCTCCTGTGGTAACCTTTGATGTTTTTGATATTCCCATGCCAGGGCTACCACGCCCTATAAGGGAACACTTCTCTGATGTTATGGACCACCCGGGAGACTGGGCTAAAAAGGCTGTTAAAGACTTTGGGGCTAATGTGGTAACTATACACCTAATTGGAACCGGACCTAAAGTTATGGACAAAACACCAAGACAGGCTGCTGAGGACATAGAAGAAGTCCTGCAGGCCGTGGATGTGCCCCTGGTTATTGGAGGATCTGGAGATCCTCAGAAGGATCCAGTCGTCCTTGAAGCCGCTGCCATCGCTGCTGAAGATGAGCGATGTTTACTGGCTTCAGCTAACCTGGACTTGGATTACAAGAGGGTGGCTAAAGCTGCAGTGGATTATAACCATGCTGTCCTAAGTTGGGCCATCACCGATATTAACATGCAGAAAACCCTGAATAAATACCTGATGAAGGAAGGATTAACTCAAAAGGACATTGTCATGGACCCTACTACCTGTGCCCTGGGTTATGGTATAGAATTTTCAATTGATGTCATCACCCGAACCCGTCTAGCTGCACTTAAAGGGGATAAAGATCTGCAGATGCCAATGAGCTCTGGAACCACCAATGCATGGGGATCCAGGGAAGCCTGGATGAAAAACGATGCATGGGGTCCCACAGATTACCGGGGACCAATCTGGGAGATCTTCACCGGACTAACCATGATGCTCTGCGGAGTGGACATCTTCATGATGTTGCACCCACAATCAGTACAGATTTTAAGCGAAATAGGCTCCACCTTTACCAAGGATTACCTTACAGCTGATGTACCGGACATATCCAACTGGATAACGGAGCTTGAATAG
- a CDS encoding AAA family ATPase → MIIAVSGKGGTGKTLVSSLLIKALSDTKLDILAIDADPDSNLPEALGVDVHKTVGDVREELKEDTAKGRIPTGMNKWDILDYRVMESIIETPNFDLLVMGRPEGSGCYCAVNNMLRRIIENLSSNYDVIIIDTEAGLEHLSRRTTQNVDVMLVVTDKSKRGILTAQRIGQLADELEIKFQELYLVLNRVNTENEEEILKKAKETGLEMAGVIYEDDEVTQYDIEGRPLVELPDESNTVKAVSGILSRIRSK, encoded by the coding sequence GTGATCATCGCAGTAAGTGGTAAAGGTGGAACCGGTAAAACCCTGGTATCATCTCTTCTCATAAAAGCCCTGTCAGACACTAAGCTGGATATTCTGGCAATTGACGCCGACCCTGACAGCAACCTACCTGAAGCATTAGGGGTTGATGTACATAAAACAGTGGGAGATGTCAGAGAAGAACTAAAAGAAGACACTGCCAAGGGCAGAATACCCACGGGAATGAACAAGTGGGATATTCTGGATTATCGTGTAATGGAGTCAATCATCGAAACTCCCAACTTTGACCTCCTGGTTATGGGGAGACCTGAAGGCAGTGGATGTTACTGTGCAGTCAATAACATGCTCCGAAGAATAATCGAAAACCTATCATCCAATTATGATGTGATCATTATCGACACCGAGGCTGGACTTGAACACTTGAGCCGCCGAACCACTCAAAACGTGGACGTGATGCTGGTGGTCACAGATAAATCCAAAAGAGGAATACTCACCGCGCAACGAATCGGTCAACTGGCTGATGAACTTGAAATCAAATTCCAGGAATTATACTTGGTATTAAACAGGGTGAACACTGAAAATGAAGAAGAAATCCTGAAAAAAGCCAAGGAAACCGGTCTGGAGATGGCGGGGGTAATCTATGAGGATGATGAGGTAACCCAGTATGATATTGAGGGAAGACCCCTGGTGGAACTTCCTGATGAATCCAATACTGTAAAAGCAGTATCCGGGATATTATCCCGTATTAGAAGTAAATAA
- the cdhC gene encoding CO dehydrogenase/CO-methylating acetyl-CoA synthase complex subunit beta — translation MFEDIPVDVSPMYEGERIRSANMFVELAGPKSMGAELVQVEEDVEDGKIEIIGPELDAMQEGDIHPLGILIEIQGEHLEKELEGVIERRTHELCNYVKGFMHLNQRDAIWCRVSKEALAAGFKLEHLAKTLSILFKEEFPLIESIAVTIMTEPAKVEEFVSKAKDQYQTRDARARELSDEDVDVFYGCVMCQSFAPTHVCVVTPDRTALCGAINWFDCRAAAKMDPDGPIFEIEKGDVLEEVKGEYSNVNTMVAERSQGTVERVYLHSVFEYPHTSCGCFEAVAFYIPELDGIGIVDRDFRGETPLGIPFSAMAGQCSGGKQVEGFTGLSLEYMRSPKFLQADGAFERIVWLPKEIKESVKDYIPEDMWDKIPTEEDVSGLKEIRSFLENKGHPIMERSKIVQSETSEDEAEVAVEEETSLMEGIQMEGGPMAPVAYAPELTMPSSGGVKIIFKNAKVYAEKVIIKKNDKP, via the coding sequence ATGTTTGAAGATATACCTGTTGATGTAAGCCCCATGTATGAGGGGGAACGTATCAGATCAGCTAACATGTTCGTGGAATTGGCAGGACCCAAGTCCATGGGCGCAGAGCTGGTGCAAGTAGAAGAAGACGTTGAAGATGGTAAAATTGAAATCATAGGGCCTGAACTGGATGCCATGCAGGAAGGAGATATCCATCCTTTGGGAATCCTGATTGAAATCCAGGGAGAACACCTGGAAAAGGAACTGGAAGGTGTAATAGAACGCCGAACTCACGAGCTATGCAACTACGTCAAGGGATTTATGCACCTCAACCAGAGGGATGCCATATGGTGCAGAGTTAGTAAAGAAGCCCTTGCAGCAGGTTTCAAACTGGAACACCTGGCAAAAACCCTTTCAATACTCTTCAAGGAAGAGTTCCCACTAATTGAATCCATAGCAGTTACCATTATGACTGAACCTGCTAAGGTGGAAGAATTTGTTTCCAAGGCCAAGGATCAATACCAGACCAGAGATGCAAGAGCTCGTGAACTCTCTGATGAGGATGTTGACGTTTTTTATGGTTGTGTGATGTGCCAATCCTTTGCACCCACCCACGTTTGTGTAGTAACCCCTGACAGAACCGCATTATGTGGTGCTATCAACTGGTTTGATTGCCGTGCAGCTGCTAAAATGGATCCAGATGGACCAATATTTGAGATTGAAAAGGGAGACGTACTTGAAGAGGTAAAAGGAGAATACAGTAACGTCAACACAATGGTAGCAGAGCGTTCCCAGGGTACTGTTGAAAGAGTATACTTGCACAGTGTATTTGAATATCCTCACACTTCCTGTGGTTGTTTCGAGGCAGTTGCCTTTTACATTCCTGAACTGGATGGTATAGGAATAGTTGACCGTGATTTCCGTGGGGAAACACCATTGGGAATACCCTTCTCAGCAATGGCAGGCCAGTGTTCAGGTGGTAAGCAAGTGGAAGGATTTACAGGACTCAGTTTGGAATATATGCGTTCACCTAAGTTTTTACAGGCAGATGGAGCTTTCGAACGAATTGTATGGCTGCCTAAAGAGATTAAGGAATCAGTGAAAGACTACATCCCTGAAGATATGTGGGATAAAATACCCACTGAGGAAGATGTATCTGGTCTTAAAGAGATTCGAAGCTTCCTAGAGAATAAAGGTCATCCTATCATGGAAAGATCAAAAATTGTTCAGTCAGAAACCTCTGAAGATGAAGCAGAAGTTGCTGTTGAAGAAGAAACAAGTCTAATGGAGGGTATACAAATGGAAGGGGGACCTATGGCTCCGGTAGCATACGCACCAGAACTAACAATGCCTTCATCTGGTGGAGTTAAAATCATTTTCAAAAACGCTAAAGTTTATGCGGAAAAAGTGATAATAAAGAAAAATGATAAGCCCTAA
- the cdhB gene encoding CO dehydrogenase/acetyl-CoA synthase complex subunit epsilon: MANDRVIPWQPTVIAGPKQALLVTPETAELMIKKAKRPLLILGPLVKEDPVLSLATRIAEKWDLPVVTTADAYKSFKDKGLDPTAYGVVEIVNLLKDPEWQGVNGEGQHDLAIFLGCIYYIGSQGLSTLKHFAPHLKTLTICKYFHSNADASFPNMKDEEWFNYLEKMGKGG; encoded by the coding sequence ATGGCTAATGATAGAGTAATACCATGGCAGCCTACAGTAATTGCAGGACCTAAACAGGCATTACTAGTAACACCTGAAACAGCAGAGCTCATGATAAAAAAGGCTAAAAGGCCTCTTTTAATTCTTGGGCCGTTAGTAAAGGAAGATCCAGTTCTTTCACTTGCTACAAGGATAGCAGAAAAATGGGATCTTCCAGTGGTTACCACTGCAGATGCATATAAATCTTTTAAGGATAAAGGTCTTGATCCTACTGCTTATGGGGTGGTGGAGATTGTAAATCTCCTTAAGGACCCTGAATGGCAGGGTGTGAACGGTGAAGGGCAACATGACCTGGCGATTTTCTTGGGATGCATTTACTACATAGGTTCCCAGGGCCTGTCTACACTCAAACACTTTGCACCCCACCTGAAAACACTTACCATATGCAAATACTTCCATTCCAATGCAGATGCATCGTTCCCTAACATGAAGGATGAAGAATGGTTCAATTACCTTGAAAAAATGGGTAAAGGGGGATAA